A part of Sus scrofa isolate TJ Tabasco breed Duroc chromosome 15, Sscrofa11.1, whole genome shotgun sequence genomic DNA contains:
- the ERFE gene encoding erythroferrone codes for MAPVCCLAGTLMLVYAGLLAAAASLGSPEPGAPSGSRDREEPPPGNELPAGPAALPSEPAAERAHGIDPRDAWMLFVRQSDKGVNGKRGGRGKARKLKLGLPGPPGPPGPQGPPGPILPPEVLLKEFQLLLKGAVRTRECAEPAPCPRGPAEDEEDAGGAGVLALLAAPLAPGPQAPRVEAAFHCRLRRDASVERRALHELGVYYVPDAEGAFRRGPGLNLTSGQYTAPVAGFYALAATLHVALAEQPRRGPLRPRDRLRLLICIQSRCQHHASLEAVMGLESSSELFTISVNGVLYLQMGQYTSVFLDNASGSPITVRSGSHFSAVLLGV; via the exons ATGGCCCCCGTCTGCTGCCTCGCCGGAACCCTGATGCTCGTGTACGCCGGCCTGCTGGCCGCCGCCGCGAGCCTCGGCTCCCCGGAGCCCGGCGCGCCTTCGGGGAGCCGCGACCGCGAGGAGCCCCCGCCCGGGAACGAGCTGCCCGCGGGACCCGCTGCCCTCCCGTCG GAACCCGCGGCGGAGCGAGCGCATGGCATCGACCCCCGAGATGCCTGGATGCTCTTCGTCCGGCAGAGTGACAAGGGTGTCAACGGCAAGAGGGGGGGCAGAGGCAAGGCCAGGAAGCTCAAG CTCGGCCTGCCAGGCCCCCCTGGGCCCCCCGGCCCGCAGGGTCCCCCAGGCCCTATCCTGCCACCTGAGGTACTGCTGAAGGAGTTCCAGCTGCTGCTGAAAG GCGCCGTGCGCACGCGCGAGTGCGCAGAGCCCGCGCCCTGCCCGCGCGGCCCCGCGGAGGACGAGGAGGACGCGGGGGGCGCGGGCGTGCTGGCGCTGCTGGCTGCGCCCCTGGCCCCCGGCCCGCAGGCGCCGCGCGTCGAGGCCGCCTTCCACTGCCGCCTGCGCCGGGACGCGTCGGTGGAGCGGCGCGCGCTGCACGAGCTCGGCGTCTACTACGTG CCCGACGCCGAGGGCGCCTTCCGCCGCGGCCCCGGCCTGAACCTGACCAGCGGCCAGTACACGGCGCCCGTCGCCGGCTTCTACGCGCTCGCCGCCACGCTGCACGTGG CCCTGGCGGAGCAGCCGAGACGGGGGCCGTTGCGCCCCCGGGACCGCCTGCGCCTGCTCATCTGCATCCAGTCCCGGTGCCAGCACCACGC cTCCCTGGAGGCTGTCATGGGGCTGGAGAGCAGCAGCGAGCTGTTTACCATCTCGGTAAACGGTGTCCTGTACCTGCAG ATGGGCCAGTACACCTCCGTCTTCCTGGACAACGCCAGCGGCTCCCCCATCACTGTGCGCAGCGGCTCCCACTTCAGCGCTGTCCTCCTCGGTGTGTGA